The region GTGGCGCTCTGCGTGCCGCGTATCGGATATCCAAGCTTGACCGATACGTTGTTGATCTGCTTATGTTGATGACATGACTAAGCCCTCGGCGCCAATGCGCGAGCCCACGTACTTCATCCTCGCCGCGTTGCAGGACGAACCGTTGCACGGCTACGCCATCGTCAAGCGCGCGCAGGAGCTGTCCGAGGGGCGGGTGCGGTTGACGACCGGGACGCTGTACGCCGCGTTGGACCGGCTCACCGGTGAGGAGTTGGTGCGGGTGGCCGAGGAGACGGTGGTCAACGGCCGTGCCCGCCGTACATATGAGCTGACCGAGCGCGGGTTGTCGGCGCTACAGGAGGAGGCGGCACGGATGGCCGCCGCGGCTCGGATCGTTCGAGACCGTCCCACACGGTCGATGGTTCCGACGGTGCGGACGGTGCCGGCATGACCGGCATGAGCGACCTGGAGCGGCGCTACCGGTGGCTGCTGCGTGCGTACCCTCGGGCCTATCGGCAGTACCGCGCCGAGGAGATGCTGGACACGCTGCTAGGCGTGGGGGAGTCGGACCGGAGGCACCTGAGCCTTCGGGAGTCCATGGCACTCGTGGTGGGAGGTTTGCGGGTCCGTACCGGCGTGGACCGGTTCGGGTCCCGAGCGGCGTTGCTGGACTCCGCGCTGCGATTGACCGTGTTGTCCCTGCTCGTGTGTGGCATCGCCGTTGGGGCCCAGCCCGTCGTGGTGCAGTTGTTTTTGCCTTGGATCCCCTTCGACTCTGGGAATTTCGCGGGAAGCCTGGCCATACCCGGATTGTTGCTTCTCGCGTTGGCCAGTGCGGCATGGGCTCGGTATCGCCTCGCGTTCGCCATGGCCGTCGGTGCTCTCGGCGTAAAGATCTGGTACTCCGGGTGGTACGCGGCAGAGCTAGAGATGGGGGTCGAGCAACGCCAGTTGGAACTTAAGGGGGTCCTCCTCCACCTGGCCGAGCAACTTCCGACCTGGGCCGGTCTGTTGGCGGTACTGACGATGGTCCCGCTGCTGCGATCGCGCCAACCACGGGCCGCGCTGCCGTGGCTCTGGCTTGTCGGCGTAGTGATCGTTGTGACGATCATGACGC is a window of Micromonospora sp. NBC_01699 DNA encoding:
- a CDS encoding PadR family transcriptional regulator; its protein translation is MTKPSAPMREPTYFILAALQDEPLHGYAIVKRAQELSEGRVRLTTGTLYAALDRLTGEELVRVAEETVVNGRARRTYELTERGLSALQEEAARMAAAARIVRDRPTRSMVPTVRTVPA